The following are encoded in a window of Arctopsyche grandis isolate Sample6627 chromosome 4, ASM5162203v2, whole genome shotgun sequence genomic DNA:
- the LOC143910806 gene encoding cell adhesion molecule Dscam2-like produces MEESMQSVELPAEINTFNIVGLKCGSQYSFQIAAYNRIGKGEFCSSLHVNTKGEAPKLPDDWEDLIWSNSSCVILDVRRSLSDSIDCPVLNVGAEWRRGGSGAWQATIGGAGGSAPLTLPHLAPATWYEIRISAENHAGRSTAVVRAATTTLTGALISPPVNFPMEPIHPNDIDSRDNIFNLISIVFATVAAISTLSVAYILIKKRRMICHCSDQSEYGGDRQRSQSQASDEKTICAEHQNMRNIQHDYSTSPIKGHVDKMRRESSEMYEISPYATFQVGGPTRQVAPSTLDHTLQFRTFGHIENDALPMQSQCKRHYTQKPHRHTTLKDDDKMGNACEMQPLRVRGRPRQCSSSTYGIPIQQDIYQRESSTESNELSPPPDRARTPRHFMDRPLHVHQSASSSHS; encoded by the exons ATGGAAGAGAGTATGCAAAGCGTGGAATTACCCGCAGAAATTAATACATTCAACATAGTCGGCCTCAAATGTGGCTCTCAATATTCATTTCAAATAGCAGCTTATAATAGAATCGGCAAAGGAGAATTTTGTTCATCGCTTCACGTGAACACCAAAGGGGAAG CACCAAAATTGCCCGACGATTGGGAGGATTTGATATGGAGTAACTCTAGCTGTGTGATTCTCGATGTAAGACGATCTTTGAGTGACTCTATCGACTGTCCTGTTTTAAATGTGGGTGCTGAGTGGAGACGGGGTGGCTCTGGAGCTTGGCAGGCAACTATAGGAGGGGCTGGTGGATCAGCTCCATTGACACTTCCACACCTAGCACCTGCAACGTGGTATGAGATTAGGATTTCAGCCGAGAATCATGCTGGAAGAAGTACAGCTGTCGTCCGAGCTGCTACTACAACACTTACTGGTG CTCTCATATCACCACCGGTTAATTTTCCAATGGAACCCATACATCCCAACGACATCGATAGTagagataatatatttaatttgatatcaATTGTATTTGCAACTGTGGCAGCCATATCTACTTTGTCTGTTGCTTACATATTGATTAAAAAACGAAG AATGATTTGTCACTGTAGTGATCAATCTGAATACGGTGGTGATAGGCAAAGAAGTCAATCGCAAGCAAGTGACGAAAAGACGATATGTGCAGAGCATCAAAATATGCGAAACATTCAACATGATTACTCTACATCGCCAATCAAAGGACATGTTGACAAAATGCGAAGAGAATCTTCAG aaATGTACGAAATAAGTCCGTACGCCACGTTTCAAGTAGGAGGTCCTACGAGGCAGGTAGCACCGTCTACATTAGATCACACTTTACAATTTCGCACTTTTGGACATATTGAAAACGATGCTTTACCTATGCAATCGCAATGTAAACGCCATTACACGCAAAAGCCACACAGACATACAACTTTAAAAG ATGACGATAAAATGGGGAATGCTTGTGAAATGCAACCATTAAGAGTTCGCGGTAGACCACGTCAATGTTCCAGTTCGACGTATGGAATACCGATACAACAAG atatttatCAACGTGAATCGAGTACAGAATCGAACGAGCTGTCGCCACCTCCGGACAGAGCTCGAACACCAAGACATTTCATGGACAGGCCATTGCACGTACACCAATCAGCAAGCTCGTCACATAGTTAA